The Kluyvera intermedia genome window below encodes:
- the yihA gene encoding ribosome biogenesis GTP-binding protein YihA/YsxC produces MTNLNYQQTHFVTSAPDIRHLPSDTGIEVAFAGRSNAGKSSALNTLTNQKGLARTSKTPGRTQLINLFEVVEGKRLVDLPGYGFAQVPEEMKIKWQKALGEYLEKRLCLKGLVILMDIRHPLKDLDQQMIEWAVASEIQVLVLLTKADKLASGARKAQLNQVREAVLAFNGDVQVEAFSSLKKLGVDKLRQKLDSWYNEIPPQEEPEIAEE; encoded by the coding sequence TTGACTAACCTGAACTACCAACAGACGCACTTTGTGACGAGTGCGCCTGATATTCGCCACTTACCGTCCGATACCGGAATCGAAGTGGCGTTTGCCGGCCGCTCTAATGCCGGGAAATCCAGCGCCCTGAATACGCTGACCAACCAGAAAGGCCTCGCACGTACCTCAAAAACGCCAGGACGTACGCAGCTTATCAACCTGTTCGAAGTCGTAGAAGGCAAGCGCCTGGTCGACCTTCCAGGCTATGGCTTCGCACAAGTTCCAGAAGAGATGAAGATCAAATGGCAAAAGGCGCTGGGTGAATACCTGGAAAAACGTCTGTGCCTGAAAGGATTAGTCATACTGATGGATATCCGTCATCCGCTGAAGGATCTCGACCAACAGATGATCGAGTGGGCGGTCGCCAGTGAAATCCAGGTTTTGGTACTGTTGACTAAGGCAGATAAGCTGGCAAGCGGCGCACGTAAAGCGCAGTTAAACCAGGTGCGTGAGGCAGTTCTTGCCTTTAATGGGGATGTGCAGGTTGAAGCATTTTCTTCACTGAAAAAGCTGGGCGTGGACAAACTTCGCCAGAAGCTCGATAGCTGGTATAACGAAATTCCACCGCAGGAAGAGCCAGAAATCGCCGAAGAGTAA
- the polA gene encoding DNA polymerase I, which translates to MVQIPENPLILVDGSSYLYRAYHAFPPLTNRAGEPTGAMYGVLNMLRSLILQYQPTHAVVVFDAKGKTFRDELFEDYKSHRPPMPDDLRAQIEPLHTMVKAMGLPLLAVAGVEADDVIGTLAREAEKMGRPVLISTGDKDMAQLVTPGITLINTMTNTILGPEEVVTKYGVPPELIIDFLALMGDSSDNIPGVPGVGEKTAQALLQGLGGLDTLYGEPEKIAGLTFRGAKTMAAKLEQNKDLAYLSYKLATIKTDVELELGCEQLLVSPPSANELLELFKKYEFKRWITDVESGTWMQAKGAKPAAKPAKAAVATVEPEEELATVLSSENYVTILDEETLVTWIDKLKNAPLFAFDTETDSLDNISANMVGLSFATEPGVAAYVPVSHDYLDAPDQISRERVLELLKPLLEDDSLLKVGQNLKFDRGILANYGVELRGIAFDTMLESYTLDSVAGRHDMDSLSDRWLKHKTITFEEIAGKGKNQLTFNQIALEEAGRYAAEDADVTLQLHLKMWPKLQQTEGPLRIFNEIEMPLVPVLSRIERNGVKINPTVLHAHSQEIAKRLVELEQKAYEIAGEEFNLASPKQLQTILFEKQGIKPLKKTPGGAPSTSEEVLEELALDYPLPKVILEYRGLAKLKSTYTDKLPLMINPKTGRVHTSYHQAVTATGRLSSTDPNLQNIPVRSEEGRRIRQAFIAPEDYVIVSADYSQIELRIMAHLSRDEGLLKAFAEGQDIHRATAAEVFGMPLESVTGEQRRSAKAINFGLIYGMSAFGLARQLNIPRKEAQKYMDLYFERYPGVLDYMERTRAQAKEQGFVATLDGRRLYLPDIKSSNGARRAGAERAAINAPMQGTAADVIKRAMIAVDSWLEGEKPRVRMIMQVHDELVFEVHKDDVDAVTKKVHELMENSTQLDVPLLVEVGSGENWDQAH; encoded by the coding sequence ATGGTTCAGATCCCAGAAAACCCTCTCATCCTCGTTGATGGCTCCTCTTATCTCTACCGGGCATATCACGCATTCCCACCGCTAACTAACCGTGCAGGCGAGCCGACAGGCGCGATGTATGGTGTGTTGAACATGCTGCGCAGCTTGATCCTGCAATATCAGCCGACTCACGCGGTTGTGGTTTTTGATGCGAAGGGGAAAACCTTCCGTGACGAACTGTTTGAAGACTACAAGTCTCATCGCCCACCGATGCCGGACGACCTGCGTGCGCAAATTGAGCCGCTGCATACGATGGTGAAAGCGATGGGACTGCCGCTACTGGCAGTCGCGGGCGTAGAAGCGGACGACGTTATCGGGACGTTGGCACGTGAAGCGGAAAAAATGGGGCGCCCAGTGCTGATTAGCACCGGCGACAAAGATATGGCGCAGCTGGTGACGCCGGGCATCACGCTTATCAACACCATGACCAATACCATCCTCGGCCCTGAAGAAGTGGTCACAAAATATGGTGTACCGCCGGAGTTGATCATCGACTTCCTGGCGCTAATGGGTGACTCTTCGGATAACATTCCAGGCGTACCGGGTGTTGGCGAGAAAACGGCACAAGCGCTGCTGCAAGGCTTAGGTGGTCTGGATACGCTGTATGGTGAACCTGAAAAAATTGCTGGGCTGACCTTCCGTGGCGCGAAAACCATGGCGGCGAAGCTTGAGCAGAATAAAGATCTGGCCTATCTCTCCTACAAACTCGCCACCATTAAAACCGACGTGGAGCTGGAACTGGGATGCGAACAGCTGCTTGTTTCACCTCCATCGGCGAATGAGTTGCTGGAGTTGTTTAAGAAGTACGAATTCAAACGCTGGATAACTGATGTTGAGTCCGGTACCTGGATGCAGGCCAAAGGCGCCAAGCCGGCAGCAAAACCGGCGAAAGCCGCTGTCGCGACCGTTGAGCCTGAAGAAGAGTTGGCAACCGTATTATCATCAGAAAACTACGTTACCATTCTTGATGAAGAAACCTTGGTGACGTGGATCGACAAGTTAAAAAATGCGCCATTGTTCGCCTTCGATACGGAAACGGATAGCCTTGATAATATCTCAGCTAACATGGTCGGCTTGTCGTTTGCCACCGAACCGGGTGTTGCCGCTTATGTCCCGGTTTCCCATGACTATCTTGATGCGCCGGATCAGATCTCTCGTGAACGCGTGTTGGAGCTGCTTAAACCGCTACTAGAAGACGATAGCCTGCTGAAGGTAGGTCAGAACCTGAAATTCGATCGCGGCATTCTTGCTAACTATGGCGTCGAACTGCGCGGCATTGCTTTTGATACCATGCTGGAATCCTACACGCTGGACAGCGTGGCCGGACGCCATGATATGGACAGCCTCTCCGACCGCTGGCTGAAGCATAAAACCATCACTTTTGAAGAGATTGCCGGGAAAGGCAAAAACCAGCTGACCTTTAACCAGATTGCGCTGGAGGAAGCCGGGCGCTACGCGGCGGAAGATGCCGATGTCACGCTGCAACTGCATCTGAAAATGTGGCCGAAGCTACAGCAGACGGAAGGGCCACTACGCATCTTCAATGAGATAGAAATGCCGCTGGTGCCCGTACTGTCACGAATTGAACGCAACGGTGTGAAAATTAATCCGACCGTATTGCATGCGCACTCGCAGGAAATCGCTAAACGTCTGGTTGAACTGGAGCAGAAAGCTTACGAGATTGCAGGCGAAGAATTTAACCTCGCTTCGCCAAAACAGCTGCAAACTATCTTGTTTGAAAAGCAGGGTATTAAGCCGCTGAAGAAAACCCCGGGCGGCGCGCCGTCTACGTCGGAAGAGGTGCTGGAAGAGCTGGCGCTGGATTATCCGCTGCCGAAAGTGATCCTTGAATATCGCGGGCTGGCGAAGCTGAAGTCGACTTATACCGACAAACTGCCGCTGATGATTAACCCGAAGACCGGTCGCGTACACACCTCCTATCACCAGGCGGTGACGGCAACCGGGCGCCTTTCTTCGACCGATCCTAACCTGCAAAATATTCCGGTGCGTAGCGAAGAAGGACGCCGTATTCGTCAGGCGTTTATTGCGCCGGAAGATTACGTCATCGTCTCTGCCGACTACTCGCAAATTGAACTGCGTATCATGGCGCATTTATCTCGCGATGAAGGCTTGCTGAAGGCGTTTGCAGAAGGTCAGGATATCCACCGTGCGACCGCTGCCGAAGTGTTTGGTATGCCGCTGGAGAGCGTGACCGGCGAACAGCGTCGTAGCGCAAAGGCAATCAACTTTGGTCTGATCTACGGCATGAGTGCATTTGGGCTGGCGCGTCAGCTGAACATTCCGCGTAAAGAAGCGCAGAAGTATATGGACCTCTACTTTGAGCGCTATCCAGGTGTACTGGACTACATGGAACGTACCCGTGCGCAGGCGAAAGAGCAGGGCTTTGTTGCCACGCTGGATGGTCGTCGCTTGTATCTGCCGGATATTAAATCCAGCAATGGCGCGCGTCGTGCTGGTGCTGAGCGTGCGGCGATTAACGCCCCAATGCAGGGTACCGCTGCTGATGTTATCAAGCGGGCAATGATTGCCGTCGATAGCTGGTTAGAAGGTGAAAAACCGCGCGTTCGTATGATCATGCAGGTACACGATGAATTAGTCTTTGAAGTTCATAAAGATGATGTGGATGCGGTAACGAAAAAGGTGCATGAATTAATGGAAAACAGCACCCAACTGGATGTGCCATTGCTGGTGGAAGTGGGCAGTGGTGAAAACTGGGATCAAGCGCATTAA
- a CDS encoding acyltransferase: MSRLLAAITLPISIALTILLTILCSIPIILAGIVKLIFPIPVIWRSVSVFCNFMMYCWCSGLAALLYFNPWLKWDIQGLETLNKKNWYLLICNHHSWADIVVLCVIFRNHIPMNKYFLKQQLAWVPFMGLACWALDMPFMRRYSRSFLIRHPEHRGKDVETTRRSCEKFRSHPTTIVNFVEGSRFTPEKCQQTRSPYKNLLPPKAAGIAMALNVLGSQFDKLLDVTLCYPENDKTPFYDMLSGKLTRIVVTVNLRPVDPELYGDYVGDKSFKRRFQLWLNALWEEKDRQIDAIKAKYKNAGQ, encoded by the coding sequence ATGTCGAGATTACTCGCGGCGATAACATTGCCCATAAGTATCGCACTTACCATTTTGCTGACGATATTATGCTCCATACCCATCATACTTGCCGGGATCGTTAAGCTGATTTTTCCCATCCCGGTGATATGGCGTTCAGTCTCAGTATTTTGTAATTTCATGATGTACTGCTGGTGCTCTGGGCTGGCTGCTTTGCTGTACTTCAATCCCTGGCTCAAGTGGGACATTCAGGGGCTGGAAACGCTCAATAAAAAAAATTGGTACCTGCTTATCTGTAATCACCACAGCTGGGCGGATATCGTGGTGCTTTGTGTGATTTTCCGTAACCACATCCCGATGAATAAGTATTTTCTCAAGCAACAGTTGGCCTGGGTACCCTTTATGGGGCTGGCATGCTGGGCCTTAGATATGCCTTTTATGCGCCGCTATTCCCGGAGCTTTTTAATTCGCCATCCAGAGCATCGCGGTAAAGATGTTGAAACAACTCGCCGCTCCTGTGAGAAATTCCGCTCGCATCCAACAACCATCGTTAACTTTGTAGAAGGTTCACGCTTTACCCCTGAAAAATGCCAGCAAACCCGCTCACCGTATAAAAACCTGCTTCCGCCGAAAGCTGCGGGCATTGCCATGGCATTAAACGTATTAGGCTCTCAGTTTGATAAGCTGCTCGATGTCACGCTGTGCTATCCGGAAAATGATAAGACGCCATTCTACGATATGCTCAGTGGGAAATTGACGCGCATCGTTGTTACCGTCAATTTACGACCGGTAGATCCTGAGCTATACGGGGATTATGTCGGTGATAAGAGTTTCAAGCGACGCTTTCAGCTATGGCTGAATGCATTGTGGGAAGAGAAAGACAGGCAGATAGATGCCATCAAAGCAAAATACAAAAACGCCGGTCAGTGA
- the dsbA gene encoding thiol:disulfide interchange protein DsbA, translated as MKKVWLALAGMILAFSASAAQITEGKQYVTIDKPVAGEPQVLEFFSFYCPHCYQFEEVLHVSDNVKKKLPEGVKMTKYHVEFLGPLGKDLTQAWAVAMALGVEDKVTVPMFEAVQKTQTVQTVADIRTVFINAGVKGEDYDAAWNSFVVKSMVAQQEKAAADLQLQGVPAMFVNGKYQLNPQGMDTSNMDVFVAQYADTVKQLVEKK; from the coding sequence ATGAAAAAGGTTTGGCTTGCGCTGGCAGGTATGATTCTGGCATTCAGTGCATCTGCTGCTCAGATCACCGAAGGCAAACAATACGTTACTATCGATAAGCCGGTTGCAGGTGAGCCGCAGGTACTGGAGTTCTTCTCCTTCTACTGCCCACATTGCTATCAGTTCGAGGAAGTTTTGCACGTTTCTGACAACGTGAAGAAAAAGCTTCCAGAAGGCGTAAAAATGACTAAATATCACGTTGAGTTCCTGGGCCCTCTGGGCAAAGATCTGACTCAAGCGTGGGCCGTAGCAATGGCGCTGGGCGTGGAAGACAAGGTTACTGTACCGATGTTTGAAGCGGTACAGAAAACGCAAACCGTTCAAACCGTTGCTGACATCCGCACTGTCTTTATCAACGCGGGTGTGAAAGGCGAAGACTACGATGCTGCATGGAATAGCTTCGTGGTGAAATCGATGGTCGCTCAGCAGGAAAAAGCCGCAGCCGATCTTCAGCTGCAGGGCGTTCCAGCCATGTTCGTTAATGGTAAATACCAGCTGAACCCGCAGGGCATGGACACCAGCAATATGGACGTCTTTGTCGCTCAGTATGCTGATACCGTTAAACAGCTTGTTGAGAAGAAATAA